One genomic segment of Cherax quadricarinatus isolate ZL_2023a chromosome 73, ASM3850222v1, whole genome shotgun sequence includes these proteins:
- the LOC128701115 gene encoding ubiquitin-conjugating enzyme E2 L3, which produces MAATRRLQKELADIRKSGIKSFRDIQVDESNILTWQGLIVPENPPYNKGAFRIEVNFPAEYPFKPPKINFKTKIYHPNVDEKGQVCLPIISAENWKPATKTDQVIEALINLVNEPEPEHPLRADLAEDYTKDRKKFMKNAEEFTKKNSEKRPAD; this is translated from the exons GAACTGGCAGATATCCGTAAGTCAGGAATTAAATCCTTCAGGGACATACAGGTGGATGAGAGCAATATATTAACATGGCAAGGACTTATAGTACCA GAAAATCCCCCATACAATAAAGGAGCATTTAGGATTGAAGTGAACTTTCCTGCAGAATACCCATTTAAGCCACCCAAAATAAATTTTAAGACAAAGATTTATCATCCTAATGTAGATGAGAAGGGGCAG GTGTGTCTCCCTATCATTAGCGCCGAGAACTGGAAACCTGCAACAAAAACGGACCAAG TGATTGAGGCTCTAATCAACCTTGTAAATGAGCCTGAACCTGAACACCCGCTTCGTGCTGATCTTGCCGAGGACTACACGAAAGACCGTAAGAAATTTATGAAAAATGCGGAGGAATTTACAAAGAAGAATTCAGAAAAGAGGCCAGCAGACTAA